The following are encoded together in the Lentisphaera araneosa HTCC2155 genome:
- a CDS encoding IS4 family transposase produces the protein MTKTEERNLKRWCLVQEFREKLTKELEHHPRHPSEDDPRRKLHYLDYASAILFTLFNPVLKSMRGLCAASELKKVQEHVTLGKISLGSFSEAQHVFDATSLQHLVQKLSSKIPINKIQDRSLLAAVKDLVAVDGSLFQTLTRVLWAEWLDENHKAAKLHLGFSLLKQSAVDAVITAGNSCERKALLKMVQPGVMYVCDRYYGLDYSYFEELQQRGALFTIRIRNKPKLTVIKEYEITEKDRKEGVISDQLVYLGDTDRELKPIRLVRTGAFNDKEILLVTSEAPEKLNAAIISTIYRQRWQIEVFFKWLKSILGCRKLLAESSNGVAIQMYSALIAAIMLFDLFGKKPTLRQMEMIQFFFLRYASVEELDDAIAQSKQN, from the coding sequence ATGACCAAAACAGAAGAACGAAACCTTAAGCGCTGGTGCTTGGTTCAAGAGTTCAGAGAGAAACTGACAAAAGAGCTTGAGCACCATCCGCGTCACCCCTCCGAAGATGACCCTCGACGCAAATTGCATTACCTCGATTATGCCTCAGCTATTCTCTTTACTTTGTTTAACCCTGTGTTGAAATCTATGCGAGGGCTTTGTGCTGCCAGTGAGTTAAAAAAAGTTCAAGAACATGTGACCCTTGGAAAAATAAGTCTAGGAAGCTTTTCCGAGGCACAACATGTTTTTGATGCGACTTCTTTACAACATTTAGTTCAAAAGTTATCCTCAAAAATTCCCATTAATAAAATCCAGGATCGAAGTCTCTTAGCTGCTGTCAAGGATTTAGTTGCAGTAGATGGATCTTTATTTCAAACCTTAACGAGGGTGCTCTGGGCTGAATGGCTCGATGAAAACCACAAAGCAGCAAAGCTTCATTTGGGTTTTTCTCTACTAAAGCAAAGTGCTGTTGATGCTGTTATAACTGCCGGGAATAGCTGTGAACGGAAAGCTCTTCTCAAGATGGTTCAACCAGGCGTCATGTATGTTTGCGACCGTTATTACGGCTTGGATTACAGTTATTTTGAAGAGCTTCAACAACGTGGAGCACTTTTTACTATTCGCATTCGCAATAAACCCAAACTTACTGTGATCAAAGAGTATGAAATCACCGAAAAGGATCGCAAGGAAGGGGTAATCTCTGACCAGTTAGTCTACCTTGGGGACACTGATCGCGAACTCAAGCCAATAAGACTGGTAAGAACGGGCGCATTTAATGATAAAGAAATCCTTTTGGTAACCTCAGAAGCTCCTGAAAAACTGAATGCCGCTATTATCAGTACGATTTATCGTCAGCGCTGGCAAATTGAAGTGTTTTTTAAATGGCTTAAATCCATTTTAGGCTGTCGCAAACTACTCGCTGAATCTTCCAATGGTGTCGCAATACAAATGTATTCGGCGCTTATCGCCGCCATCATGCTGTTTGACTTGTTTGGCAAGAAACCAACTTTAAGACAAATGGAGATGATACAGTTCTTTTTCCTGCGCTATGCCTCAGTTGAAGAACTTGATGATGCAATTGCACAAAGTAAACAAAACTAA
- a CDS encoding ABC transporter ATP-binding protein produces MSQNILTVSNLSKSYFLNNSELKVLDSVSFTIKESESIAITGPSGSGKSTLMGLCAGLDNPDTGEIHLCGQNISKMNEDQRASLRLSHSSFIFQSFHLMPTLTALENVMVPLELQGNANKETRELTLELLDQVGLKDRHHHFPSQLSGGEQQRVAIARAFINRPKILFADEPTGNLDTHTANNIQSLLFELNQKLSTSLIIVTHDNELAAKADRTLKMKAGKIAE; encoded by the coding sequence ATGAGCCAAAACATCCTCACTGTTAGTAATCTTAGCAAAAGCTATTTTTTAAATAACTCTGAACTCAAAGTCTTAGACTCTGTAAGTTTCACAATTAAAGAATCTGAATCCATTGCTATAACTGGCCCTTCAGGAAGTGGCAAGTCAACTCTCATGGGGCTCTGTGCAGGATTAGACAATCCTGATACTGGCGAGATCCATTTATGCGGTCAAAACATAAGTAAAATGAACGAAGATCAACGCGCATCTTTGCGACTTTCGCACAGCTCTTTCATTTTCCAATCTTTTCATCTCATGCCCACATTAACCGCCTTAGAAAACGTCATGGTTCCACTTGAACTCCAAGGTAATGCTAATAAGGAAACGCGGGAACTCACACTTGAACTCTTGGATCAAGTTGGCCTCAAAGATCGCCACCATCACTTCCCTTCTCAATTATCTGGCGGAGAACAACAACGCGTTGCCATTGCACGCGCCTTTATCAACAGGCCAAAAATCCTCTTTGCAGATGAGCCTACAGGCAATTTAGACACGCATACAGCCAACAATATACAAAGCCTCTTATTTGAACTCAATCAAAAACTTTCAACGAGTCTGATTATAGTAACTCACGATAATGAACTCGCAGCCAAAGCTGATCGAACGCTCAAAATGAAAGCGGGAAAAATAGCTGAATAA